Proteins encoded together in one Lathyrus oleraceus cultivar Zhongwan6 chromosome 5, CAAS_Psat_ZW6_1.0, whole genome shotgun sequence window:
- the LOC127087050 gene encoding homeobox-leucine zipper protein REVOLUTA has translation MAMAVAQQQRDNSIERHIDSSGKYVRYTAEQIEALEKVYVECSKPSSLRRQQLIRECPVLGNIEPKQIKVWFQNRRCREKQRKEASQLQTVNRKLAAMNKLLTEENERLQKQVSELVNENGFMRQQLQPAVSAAPNADGNGNDSAAATPRSTMRDANSPAGFQSIAEETLAEFLSKATGTAVEWVQMPGMKPGPDSVGIFAISQGCNGVAARACGLVSLEPSKIVEILKDRSTWFRDCRSSEMFTMFSTGNGGTIELLYTQTYSPMTLSTARDFWTLRYTTNLDNGSIVVCERSLSGSGAGPNAAAASQFVRAEMLPSGYLVRPCEGGGSIIHIVDHLDLQAWSVPEVLRPYYESSKMVAQRMTISALRYIKQIAQETSGEVVYSMGRQPAVLRTFSQRLIRGFNDAVNGFNDDGWSVVHCDGDGGVTISVNSIKNLSSTSNPASSLSLLGGIVCAKASMLLQNTTPAVLVRFLREHRSEWADFSVDAFSAASLKAGTYGYPGMRSTRFTGNQAIMPLGQTIEHEEMLEIIRLEGHALGQEDSFVSRDVHLLQLCNGIDENAVGACSELIFAPIDDMFPEDAPLVPSGFRIALLNSQPGDKNNAMTANRTLDLTSGLEIGTATTHATGDASCPNNRCVLTVAFQFPFESGLQDNVAAMASQYVRRVISAVQAVAIAISPSNTNPTVGAKLSPGSPEALTLAQWISKSYRNCFATELLRFECLTGDMVLKHLWHHPDAILCCSLKAVPVFIFANQAGLDMLETTLVALQDISLDKIFDDPARKNLIGYFAKLMQQGFACMPAGICMSTMGRHASYDQAVAWKVLAEDNGVHCLAFSFMNWSFI, from the exons ATGGCAATGGCTGTTGCACAACAGCAGAGAGATAACAGCATTGAGAGACACATTGATTCTTCTGGGAAATATGTGCGCTACACTGCTGAACAGATTGAAGCTTTGGAGAAGGTTTATGTGGAATGCTCTAAGCCAAGTTCCTTGAGAAGGCAACAGCTGATTCGGGAGTGTCCGGTTTTAGGCAACATTGAGCCTAAGCAAATCAAGGTTTGGTTTCAGAATAGAAG GTGTAGAGAGAAGCAGAGAAAAGAGGCTTCTCAGCTTCAGACTGTGAATAGGAAACTAGCGGCAATGAACAAGCTGTTGACGGAGGAAAATGAGCGGTTGCAGAAACAGGTTTCGGAGCTGGTGAATGAGAATGGGTTTATGCGCCAGCAATTGCAACCC GCCGTCTCAGCAGCTCCAAATGCTGATGGCAATGGCAATGATTCTGCGGCTGCTACTCCTCGGAGTACCATGAGAGATGCTAATAGCCCTGCTGG ATTCCAATCAATTGCAGAGGAAACATTGGCAGAGTTCCTTTCAAAGGCTACAGGAACTGCTGTCGAATGGGTCCAGATGCCTGGGATGAAG CCTGGTCCGGATTCGGTTGGGATATTTGCCATTTCTCAAGGTTGTAACGGAGTGGCAGCTCGAGCCTGTGGTCTTGTTAGTTTAGAACCTTCAAAG ATTGTGGAAATCCTTAAAGACCGCTCAACTTGGTTTCGGGATTGTCGGAGTTCAGAAATGTTCACAATGTTCTCAACTGGAAATGGAGGGACAATTGAACTTCTTTACACACAG ACATATTCTCCAATGACGCTGTCTACTGCTCGGGATTTCTGGACTCTAAGATACACTACAAATCTTGACAATGGAAGTATTGTG GTTTGTGAAAGGTCACTGTCTGGTTCTGGTGCTGGCCCTAATGCCGCTGCGGCCTCACAGTTTGTGAGAGCTGAAATGCTCCCTAGTGGCTACTTGGTTCGACCATGTGAAGGTGGAGGGTCAATCATCCACATTGTAGACCACCTAGACCTACAG GCATGGAGTGTTCCAGAAGTGCTGCGGCCATACTATGAATCATCAAAAATGGTAGCTCAGAGAATGACGATTTCT GCACTTCGCTATATCAAGCAAATAGCGCAAGAAACAAGTGGTGAGGTGGTATATAGCATGGGCAGGCAACCTGCTGTTTTGAGAACTTTTAGCCAGCGGTTGATCAG AGGATTCAACGATGCTGTCAATGGATTCAATGATGATGGCTGGTCTGTTGTGCACTGTGACGGCGACGGGGGTGTTACTATTTCAGTAAATTCAATCAAGAATTTGAGCAGCACTTCTAATCCAGCAAGTTCCCTTTCACTCCTTGGAGGAATTGTCTGTGCCAAAGCTTCTATGTTACTCCAA AACACCACTCCCGCTGTTTTAGTTCGCTTTCTGAGGGAACATCGCTCAGAGTGGGCTGATTTTAGTGTTGACGCCTTTTCTGCTGCATCGCTTAAAGCTGGCACCTATGGCTATCCTGGAATGAGGTCGACGAGGTTCACCGGAAATCAAGCAATCATGCCTCTTGGACAGACAATTGAACATGAAGAG ATGCTAGAAATTATCCGCCTTGAAGGCCATGCACTTGGTCAAGAAGATTCTTTTGTTTCGAGGGATGTTCATCTCTTACAG TTATGTAATGGAATTGACGAGAATGCCGTGGGAGCTTGTTCCGAGCTCATATTTGCTCCAATTGACGACATGTTCCCAGAAGATGCTCCATTGGTGCCTTCTGGTTTCCGCATTGCCCTGTTGAATTCACAGCCA GGAGATAAAAACAATGCAATGACAGCAAATCGAACCTTGGATTTGACATCGGGTCTTGAAATAGGCACGGCAACAACTCATGCCACTGGTGACGCATCGTGTCCTAACAATCGATGCGTGTTGACCGTTGCCTTCCAGTTTCCTTTTGAGAGTGGTCTGCAGGATAATGTTGCAGCCATGGCAAGTCAGTATGTCCGTCGCGTGATTTCCGCCGTGCAGGCAGTTGCTATCGCTATATCTCCATCCAATACTAACCCCACTGTTGGAGCAAAACTCTCCCCTGGCTCTCCAGAAGCCCTTACACTAGCTCAATGGATCTCCAAGAGCTATCG TAACTGTTTCGCGACGGAGCTGCTGAGATTCGAATGTCTTACCGGTGATATGGTACTAAAACATTTGTGGCATCATCCAGATGCTATTTTATGCTGTTCTTTGAAG GCGGTGCCTGTATTCATCTTCGCAAACCAGGCCGGCCTCGACATGCTGGAAACAACACTAGTGGCTCTACAAGACATCTCCCTGGACAAAATATTCGACGATCCCGCTCGCAAGAATTTGATTGGGTATTTTGCCAAACTAATGCAGCAG GGCTTTGCTTGCATGCCAGCTGGGATCTGCATGTCAACAATGGGGCGACACGCGTCATACGATCAAGCTGTCGCGTGGAAAGTGCTCGCAGAAGACAACGGTGTTCACTGTTTGGCTTTCTCTTTCATGAATTGGTCATTTATATGA